In Brettanomyces bruxellensis chromosome 8, complete sequence, a genomic segment contains:
- a CDS encoding uncharacterized protein (BUSCO:EOG092628LW), whose translation MNASDVKKTLSSLTAEQIEALGKVIIASASSVNKNETPKVTLDNVENNNGSTGDDNTSNMSTCDSSSTPNESTCNENARRSLPSDNPVTGLTEDKLHNNDCDELKILENITEKLNKANKIRKQLGADSGGNVLQWLTKMEDELGIQLKDLEKQKKEAKKYFMNCMKTLNEMFQVLLNCKNSKKGTYGDFIHLISPPIQPLMRSFISNKIQNDDQFYNETHPLSEFNQLIETDVMTVQKLVKDAISEICTKIQKFYLVLESVDEYPEIPFLNLLPTKDELDRFLGAEKASEIGDQMSKKLSKIGPEILDKLDAETQKIEIVKSQRLEQIRQLQRQLWGLQNELSIEDGKINLDEYSEDEQIILKVGLKMNTITKYKSEVEKLQKVRDARQKMLDGYMNKLSSLWDILRPGDQSIVAFLKQNKNIKESSILNLESLIKKLEQEKKDNIAKFIKGCRDRIRGYWELLMYDDDEKKKFTQFFVTDTSMFTEELLDMHTKEVEKLRVEAESIKPLLKSIADLDQLLEDKKELDEASRDPSRLLRRDSFRILRREEKMRSKLTKQLPSNIERIKQKLHEFETKGHRQFKINGEPYIKKLVEIERATFYRHRKFNRSPFKQRRQQSSRSGGSRRESIPGTRRNRRLTLDRTAVRSCNATPSTSVSRSRSASSMSNPFVSREASPTVGSRVLSSSGARLNRTRSLGTVGSEPLRALHFNSLNDGRSTVSNTPIVIKGGSPIRQLDYSTARTLSTKKSILSHVPKLRSLSPGNSNTFNSHSTSSPKFRYPTSDRHPLRNSSFLNTNNSPDTTGRKRKASYQLQKSELNDDDDDSLEDLSDSLIYMSDSERFPVCIDKENQPPLDCTQKTKDSKSMHPAGESTSPRMTVN comes from the coding sequence ATGAATGCTTCTGATGTAAAGAAGACACTCTCTTCTCTTACAGCAGAACAGATAGAAGCTTTAGGGAAAGTGATTATAGCGTCGGCTTCGTCGgtaaacaaaaatgagACTCCAAAAGTTACACTGGAtaatgttgaaaataataatggaAGTACAGGTGATGACAATACAAGTAACATGAGCACATGTGATAGCAGCAGCACTCCAAATGAGAGTACATGTAATGAAAATGCACGCAGAAGTTTACCAAGCGATAATCCAGTTACTGGTTTAACTGAAGATAAACTGCATAATAACGATTGTGATGAATTAAAGATACTAGAAAATATTACAGAGAAATTAAACAAGGCAAATAAAATACGGAAGCAATTAGGTGCAGACAGTGGTGGAAATGTTTTACAGTGGTTGACAAAGATGGAAGATGAGTTGGGTATTCAATTGAAAGACCtcgaaaagcaaaagaaagaagccaaaaagTATTTTATGAACTGCATGAAGACATTGAACGAAATGTTTCAAGTACTATTGAACTGTAAAAATAGCAAAAAAGGGACATACGGAGATTTTATTCATCTAATCAGTCCGCCAATACAACCCCTAATGCGAAGCTTTATAAGCAACAAAATTCAGAACGATGATCAATTTTATAACGAAACGCATCCATTGAGTGAGTTTAATCAGCTGATAGAGACAGATGTGATGACGGTCCAAAAATTGGTGAAAGACGCAATATCAGAAATTTGCACGAAGATACAAAAATTCTACTTAGTTCTTGAAAGCGTAGATGAGTATCCAgaaattccttttttgaATCTTCTTCCCACAAAGGATGAGCTTGACAGGTTTCTCGGTGCAGAAAAGGCCTCTGAAATAGGCGATCAAATGAGTAAGAAGTTAAGCAAGATTGGTCCTGAAATATTGGATAAGTTGGATGCAGAAACGCAGAAGATAGAAATTGTGAAAAGCCAACGCTTAGAGCAAATAAGACAACTGCAACGACAGTTGTGGGGATTACAGAATGAGCTTTCAATAGAGGACGGGAAGATAAATTTAGATGAGTACTCGGAGGATGAGCAAATAATATTGAAAGTAGgtttgaagatgaataCCATCACCAAGTACAAGAGTGAAGTCGAGAAATTGCAAAAAGTTAGAGATGCAAGACAGAAAATGCTTGATGGTTATATGAACAAATTGTCTAGTCTTTGGGATATTCTACGACCTGGAGACCAGAGCATAGTAGCATTTTTGAAGCAGAATAAGAACATTAAGGAAAGCTCCATATTGAATTTGGAATCGTTAATTAAGAAGCTTGagcaagagaagaaggacaACATAGCTAAGTTTATTAAAGGATGCCGAGATAGAATTCGTGGATACTGGGAATTGTTAAtgtatgatgatgatgaaaaaaagaagttcaCCCAATTCTTTGTCACGGACACATCAATGTTTACTGAAGAGCTTCTAGACATGCATACtaaagaagttgaaaagcTTCGAGTGGAGGCAGAAAGTATAAAGCCGCTTCTCAAAAGTATTGCTGATTTAGACCAGCTTCTGgaagataaaaaggaaCTAGATGAAGCTTCGAGAGATCCAAGCAGGTTACTAAGAAGAGATTCATTTCGCATTCTTCGTCGTGAGGAGAAGATGAGGAGCAAGCTTACGAAGCAGCTTCCGTCAAACattgaaagaataaaacaGAAATTACATGAGTTTGAAACGAAAGGCCATCGacaattcaaaattaacGGTGAACCTTATATCAAGAAGCTTGTAGAGATCGAGAGGGCAACATTCTACAGACACAGAAAATTTAATCGATCACCTTTCAAGCAGAGAAGGCAACAATCATCTCGTTCAGGTGGTTCACGGAGAGAAAGCATTCCTGGAACGAGGAGAAACAGACGTTTAACCTTGGACAGAACCGCAGTCAGATCATGTAATGCGACACCATCAACTTCAGTCTCCAGATCAAGATCGGCAAGCTCTATGTCCAATCCTTTTGTATCAAGGGAAGCTTCACCTACAGTTGGATCACGTGTATTATCCTCATCAGGAGCTCGTTTGAATAGAACCCGTTCCTTGGGTACAGTTGGATCGGAACCTCTCAGAGCATTACATTTCAACTCTTTAAATGATGGAAGATCAACAGTGTCCAATACTCCGATTGTAATTAAGGGTGGGTCTCCGATTCGACAGTTGGATTACTCCACTGCAAGGACACTGTCAACCAAAAAATCCATCCTTAGCCATGTTCCAAAGTTGCGTTCACTTTCACCCGGTAACAGCAACACTTTTAATTCACATTCTACTTCAAGCCCCAAGTTTAGATATCCGACTAGTGACCGCCATCCCTTGAGAAATTCATCGTTTTTGAACACAAATAATAGTCCAGATACAACTGGTAGAAAACGCAAAGCTTCGTATCAATTACAAAAATCGGAGctgaatgatgatgatgatgattcattGGAGGATCTCAGTGATTCACTCATATATATGTCCGACTCGGAACGATTTCCTGTATGCATCGATAAGGAGAATCAGCCGCCACTTGATTGTACACAAAAGACTAAAGATAGCAAATCAATGCATCCAGCTGGTGAGAGTACCAGCCCAAGGATGACAGTCAATTGA
- a CDS encoding uncharacterized protein (BUSCO:EOG092620U5): MSNDSQKVDTLILDAGPLITQPAVRLQQLAFHFFTTPGVYHELRDENVRSKLPLWTDKLKVRQPRPSSIKAVSDFAKLTGDYAVLSMNDVHLLALTYELECDLNGGDGNLRKSPGAQRNKDLQTEKEQLSKEASKPIVSEKPEGTVLETKTENVVEEDRTPNLVPKQVESEPKSKEEAGDVSTISQKKESEGQVEDDGWTTVKSKKHVYKKKQRKRGGRKHKASRDMLIIDVPNESNSPASASSHVVQAVERTEKKSDTEETSANQTDSNIPGDDGEWITPENLNETILKDNNEVEDLGSAEESKVKAALATGDFAIQNVALQLGLNLFDAMSGLRIKRVRNYMYRCHACFTMVPMPKDGTPKHFCPNCGGATLMRCPVSVDSKTGEVKAYLKKNFQWHTRGNVYSLPSPLSKNSQKRYGRKGFQHRGNENIEEIYLREDQKEYQQAIKNAKWQRKQMEKAMENFVGGGSADNIVSPFLADGDLRSVKVSIGKGRNANTPRRRKR; this comes from the coding sequence ATGTCTAACGATTCACAGAAAGTGGATACCTTAATTCTGGATGCAGGACCTTTGATTACCCAACCTGCTGTGCGATTACAACAACTTGCATTCCACTTTTTCACTACTCCAGGTGTGTATCATGAGTTGagagatgaaaatgtgCGATCAAAGCTTCCATTATGGACAGACAAATTGAAGGTTAGGCAGCCAAGGCCTTCATCTATTAAAGCAGTTTCCGACTTTGCCAAGTTGACCGGAGATTACGCCGTGCTTTCTATGAATGATGTGCATCTTTTGGCACTTACATATGAGTTAGAATGTGATCTAAATGGTGGCGATGGTAATTTGAGAAAAAGTCCTGGTgctcaaagaaataaagatcttcaaacagaaaaagaacagtTGTCGAAGGAAGCTTCAAAACCAATAGTGAGTGAGAAGCCAGAGGGAACGGTGCTTGAAACGAAAACAGAAAATgtagttgaagaagatagaaCGCCAAATTTAGTTCCTAAACAAGTTGAATCAGAACCTAAATCTAAGGAAGAAGCGGGTGATGTGTCTACTATATctcaaaagaaggagtCCGAGGGACAAGTTGAAGATGACGGTTGGACAACCGTTAAGAGTAAAAAGCACGTttataagaagaagcaacgTAAGAGAGGTGGCAGAAAACATAAGGCTTCAAGAGATATGCTTATAATTGATGTGCCAAACGAGTCAAACTCACCTGCATCGGCATCTTCGCATGTTGTTCAGGCTGTGGAAAGAACAGAGAAGAAATCCGATACTGAAGAAACTTCTGCAAATCAAACAGATTCGAACATCCCAGGAGATGATGGTGAATGGATTACACCAGAAAACTTAAATGAGACGATATTGAAAGATAATAACGAGGTTGAAGATTTGGGCAGTGCGGAGGAATCAAAGGTTAAAGCAGCATTGGCAACAGGTGATTTTGCCATTCAAAATGTTGCACTGCAACTAGGGTTGAATTTATTTGATGCCATGTCCGGTCTCAGAATAAAGAGGGTGAGAAACTATATGTACAGATGTCATGCTTGTTTCACAATGGTTCCTATGCCAAAAGATGGTACTCCAAAGCATTTCTGTCCAAACTGTGGAGGTGCTACGTTGATGAGATGTCCAGTTTCCGTTGATTCCAAAACGGGTGAAGTTAAAGCttatttaaagaagaacttTCAGTGGCACACAAGGGGTAATGTGTATTCTCTGCCTTCACCTTTATCGAAGAATAGTCAAAAGAGGTATGGCCGCAAAGGTTTCCAACACAGAGGTAACGAGAACATTGAGGAAATATATCTTAGAGAGGATCAAAAGGAATATCAGCAGGCAATAAAGAATGCCAAGTGgcaaagaaagcagatGGAGAAGGCCATGGAAAACTTTGTGGGTGGTGGTTCGGCCGATAACATTGTTTCTCCATTTCTTGCTGATGGTGATCTAAGATCTGTCAAAGTTTCTATCGGAAAGGGAAGAAATGCAAACACTCCGCGTAGGAGGAAGAGATGA
- a CDS encoding uncharacterized protein (BUSCO:EOG09260W9L): MSSENFSSARHPLASLSPSSVNRQQNSKKRSLTSSPSSYGKGPGRHHRRTTLKRSFGVLNLSLGQSPKVEHVIKKKPPTKDRKDPTTMVQSFSELQFEEATRQPALMPTSSYDVNEQEDSPSKCALAHRLGSRRGPLDKAPFTNPGEPFAAPAALSSVKPLQTAFTNSGLRSKKSLSRRLRTRMPDTPCKRPPHTIVDVNGALGGFRRQFFQSENGEMLDSATDTPFRQRKTLSCPPTSTSPYLQDDAHTSLSASSARLTHSDRADRAVNTADLQSCIRRFTKEFEEEDINGSSGSGSIFSEPDTAKNLQEFENTCMEDVDIDLEKLGGPQLENFEQKYREDADFPPTPTKLKVYRDNSSPSSASSYTRASPCRYRGISSRTRGQFRRRTVPGHISLDSMATPELSETAPRTPVECMIGLSQQSAAFNSLPRVSSAPKESSLSESTDSDPCLLAKFGNCNLVGSGEFSIVYAIKYRGDRFAVKRTKKQITGPKTRMRKLQEVEILRTLQSDQSAEDDPEDQLEGKEYVVELKDYWEVNSYLYIMTEYCENGTLETFLAETGKISRLDEWRVWKIMVEMLLGVRYIHKHNILHLDLKPANILITFDGSLKIGDFGVASKMPIPPFFDREGDREYIAPEVISKHMYSPAADIFSCGLILVEIAANIVLPDNGTSWQKLRSGDFTDAGRLSSSDLTELGGSLFSMTSADSSNGTSVAINSRELESDDTCYLKPPASRFNVLTSEFGANSTLGAGCDNEQTGTLKSLNQHVPAWAPRWFQDGSAPLDKVVAWMIDPNPENRPSAGQILKSYECSLVNLRRKSGATIYEGDYGPHLVANNPDDKHILTAEQCLGKTRYKLSDMITRK, translated from the coding sequence ATGAGTTCCGAAAACTTTTCATCCGCAAGACATCCTTTGGCTTCTTTATCACCGTCCTCGGTAAACCGGCAGCAGAACTCAAAAAAGCGATCTCTGACTTCGTCGCCTTCCTCTTATGGAAAGGGACCCGGCCGCCATCATAGACGCACaacattgaaaagaagctttgGAGTGCTCAATCTATCACTAGGGCAAAGCCCTAAGGTAGAGCATgtaatcaagaaaaaaccGCCTACCAAAGACCGCAAGGATCCAACAACTATGGTCCAATCATTCAGCGAGCTTCAATTTGAGGAGGCAACGCGACAGCCAGCACTAATGCCGACATCATCTTATGATGTGAACGAGCAGGAAGATTCGCCTTCGAAATGTGCTTTGGCCCACAGATTGGGTAGCAGGAGAGGACCACTTGATAAGGCACCATTCACAAATCCAGGGGAGCCATTTGCAGCACCGGCCGCACTTAGTAGCGTTAAACCGCTGCAGACGGCATTTACAAATTCTGGTCTTCGCAGTAAGAAGAGCTTAAGCCGCCGTCTGAGGACCAGAATGCCTGATACACCTTGCAAGAGACCTCCACACACAATAGTAGACGTGAACGGGGCGCTTGGAGGGTTCAGGCGGCAGTTTTTCCAGTctgaaaatggagaaatgCTGGATTCTGCCACAGACACCCCTTTCAGGCAGAGAAAGACACTATCGTGTCCTCCGACATCAACATCTCCGTATCTGCAAGATGATGCACACACTTCTTTGTCGGCATCATCTGCCAGACTCACCCACTCGGACAGAGCTGACAGAGCAGTTAATACTGCGGATTTGCAAAGCTGCATACGAAGATTCACGAAAGAATTCGAGGAAGAAGACATAAATGGGTCCAGTGGTAGCGGCAGCATCTTCAGCGAGCCTGATACGGCTAAAAACCTACAAGAGTTCGAGAATACATGTATGGAAGATGTTGACATTGATCTGGAGAAGTTGGGTGGGCCGCAACTGGAGAATTTCGAGCAGAAGTACAGGGAGGACGCCGATTTTCCCCCAACACCCACCAAATTGAAGGTTTACAGGGACAACAGCTCGCCATCATCAGCCTCCTCGTACACTAGAGCAAGTCCCTGCAGATATAGAGGTATATCGAGCAGAACAAGGGGCCAGTTTAGGAGAAGAACTGTGCCAGGTCACATTTCACTTGATTCGATGGCTACACCCGAGCTATCCGAAACTGCACCTCGGACTCCTGTGGAATGCATGATTGGTCTTTCTCAACAGTCAGCGGCCTTCAACTCTCTTCCTAGAGTGAGTAGTGCTCCAAAGGAAAGTTCACTCAGCGAGTCCACCGACTCTGATCCATGCTTATTGGCGAAATTCGGCAATTGCAACCTTGTTGGAAGCGGCGAGTTCTCCATAGTATATGCGATCAAGTATCGCGGGGATCGGTTTGCAGTTAAGAGAACGAAAAAGCAGATAACGGGGCCAAAGACCAGGATGAGGAAGCTACAGGAGGTTGAAATTCTACGGACTCTTCAGTCGGATCAAAGTGCAGAGGATGACCCGGAAGACCAGTTGGAGGGTAAAGAATACGTTGTGGAGCTCAAGGATTACTGGGAAGTGAACTCGTACTTGTACATTATGACTGAGTACTGTGAGAACGGCACGCTGGAGACATTTTTGGCAGAGACCGGTAAAATATCGCGGCTAGATGAGTGGAGAGTTTGGAAAATCATGGTGGAGATGCTTTTGGGGGTCCGGTACATCCATAAGCACAACATTCTTCATTTGGACCTCAAGCCCGCCAACATTTTGATCACATTTGACGGTTCGTTGAAGATTGGAGATTTTGGCGTGGCTTCCAAGATGCCAATACCTCCTTTCTTCGACCGCGAAGGAGATAGAGAGTATATTGCCCCGGAGGTGATATCAAAGCACATGTATAGCCCGGCTGCAGATATATTCAGCTGTGGTTTGATACTCGTTGAAATCGCTGCGAACATCGTGCTTCCTGATAACGGCACCTCGTGGCAGAAACTTCGTTCTGGAGATTTTACTGACGCCGGAAGACTTTCCTCAAGCGACTTGACAGAGTTGGGAGGGTCACTTTTTTCCATGACGAGCGCAGACTCCAGTAATGGCACAAGCGTGGCTATAAACAGCCGTGAGTTGGAGAGTGATGACACCTGTTACTTGAAGCCTCCTGCCAGTCGTTTTAATGTGTTGACATCTGAATTTGGCGCCAACTCTACTTTGGGTGCAGGCTGTGACAATGAGCAGACTGGAACTTTGAAATCGTTGAATCAGCATGTGCCGGCATGGGCCCCAAGGTGGTTTCAGGATGGTTCGGCTCCTCTTGATAAGGTTGTTGCTTGGATGATTGATCCAAATCCGGAGAACAGACCCAGTGCAGGACAGATTTTAAAGAGTTACGAGTGTTCTCTTGTGAATCTCCGCCGGAAAAGTGGTGCAACAATCTATGAGGGAGACTACGGTCCACACTTAGTTGCCAATAACCCAGATGACAAGCACATTCTAACGGCAGAGCAGTGCCTAGGGAAAACACGTTATAAGCTCAGCGACATGATAACGAGAAAATAA
- a CDS encoding uncharacterized protein (BUSCO:EOG09264LH2): MAIEKFIQNAEQALEDNNFLSADKYIKDVLNENPKSLKGHLLKCTSELRQKKVEDSLQTSLTLIHLARERGKRDYICMGLYHAALAEFKLKSYKDAFKFGVLANSYDNTNNELSIFLGMVKNKLKKTESLTDVALDDLEKKIRATKEDAIIPETSSKQETVPARDTKNTQPAKKQESTSVRPEQKLRTDWYETGNTIDISLYVKRIDKESVKVEFKDESLSVHFKTFDGQIFDYDIVKLYSTIVPPECSYIVFGTKMELSLIKQEKIKWPKLEYEEGGSKALKEFPKNQAEKDLEEATPSYPTSSKKKIDWSKFDDKDNDKEEEGDPALKFFQSLYANADEDTKRAMMKSYVESNGTSLSTDWSEVKKGKVKTVAPDGAEVKEWSKE; this comes from the coding sequence atGGCAATTGAGAAATTTATACAGAACGCCGAGCAAGCCTTGGAAGATAACAACTTTTTATCAGCGGACAAGTATATAAAAGATGTGTTGAATGAAAATCCAAAATCGTTGAAGGGGCATTTATTGAAATGCACTTCAGAATTACGTCAAAAGAAGGTTGAGGACTCACTTCAAACTTCATTAACGTTGATCCATCTTGCAAGGGAACGTGGCAAAAGGGACTACATTTGCATGGGATTATATCATGCGGCTCTGGCAGAATTTAAACTCAAAAGTTATAAGGATGCGTTTAAATTTGGAGTTTTGGCAAATAGCTATGATAACACAAACAATGAGTTGTCAATCTTCCTAGGAATGGttaaaaacaaattaaAGAAGACCGAATCATTGACTGATGTTGCTTTAGATGacttggagaaaaaaatacggGCCACTAAAGAAGATGCTATAATACCAGAGACTTCAAGTAAGCAGGAGACTGTTCCGGCTCGAGACACTAAAAATACACAACCtgcaaaaaagcaggaaagcACTTCCGTAAGACCAGAGCAGAAATTAAGGACAGACTGGTATGAAACTGGAAATACAATTGATATATCTTTGTATGTAAAACGCATCGACAAAGAAAGTGTGAAAGTCGAGTTTAAAGATGAATCCTTAAGCGTACACTTCAAAACTTTTGATGGGCAGATTTTTGACTATGATATTGTAAAGCTTTACTCTACCATTGTGCCCCCTGAGTGCAGCTACATCGTGTTTGgaacaaaaatggaattaTCCTTGataaagcaggaaaagatCAAATGGCCAAAGTTGGAGTACGAGGAAGGTGGAAGTAAAGCATTGAAGGAATTTCCTAAAAATCAGGCTGAAAAAGATCTAGAAGAAGCCACTCCTTCATATCCAACatcatcaaagaaaaaaattgattggtctaaatttgatgataaggacaatgataaagaggaagaaggagatCCAGCTCTGAAGTTTTTCCAATCTCTTTATGCTAATGCAGATGAAGACACAAAACGagcaatgatgaaaagttaTGTTGAAAGTAATGGAACTTCACTCAGTACCGACTGGTCTGAGGTCAAAAAGGGTAAAGTTAAAACAGTTGCTCCTGATGGTGCAGAGGTCAAGGAATGGAGCAAAGAGTAA
- a CDS encoding uncharacterized protein (SECRETED:SignalP(1-15)~BUSCO:EOG09265040) encodes MSSSVLLLLHPLMASEPTTVEETKKKLQSLHPNEHLMQYVIDRVASGKQSLPESTFSLVYYLAPDGARKNKFNGPLTENIFQSLIPNGVFEGLIPDDCNVLAIKAGFLVAQDGTKWIKPSKQDAVVPLKRNTTSTAGKKFSGLPLFKKNVENLTGTPNLTDSGSENLDDDNDSVETEMDTKLKQSKLIYFENSDSDELTDEELYDENKLLDSPGLSKPLVGPLKNCGRTGKKRRRACKDCTCGLKEEEENEDKQQRSVQDELLGKMLQKTVKEVGKTEKQAKKQEQKTGKVVKFKPEEMNEIDFTVEGKKGGCGSCSLGDAFRCDGCPYLGLPAFKPGQPISLEGMAQDI; translated from the coding sequence ATGTCATCCTCAGTACTCCTATTGTTGCATCCTTTGATGGCCTCTGAGCCAACTACAGTGgaggaaacaaaaaagaaacttcAATCACTTCATCCAAATGAGCATTTAATGCAGTATGTTATAGATCGAGTGGCTTCTGGCAAACAAAGCTTGCCTGAATCAACGTTTAGCTTGGTATATTATTTGGCACCTGATGGCGCTAGAAAGAACAAGTTTAACGGTCCTCTAACTGAGAACATATTCCAGTCTTTGATTCCAAATGGTGTGTTTGAAGGCCTCATTCCGGATGATTGTAACGTTCTTGCTATAAAGGCCGGATTCCTTGTAGCACAGGATGGAACTAAATGGATAAAGCCAAGCAAGCAGGATGCTGTTGTtcctttgaaaagaaatactACATCTACAGCAGGAAAGAAGTTTTCCGGTCTACCtttattcaagaaaaacGTTGAAAACCTCACAGGCACTCCAAATTTGACAGATAGTGGATCGGAGAACTTGGACGACGATAACGATTCTGTCGAAACTGAGATGGACACCAAGTTAAAGCAAAGCAAACTGATTTACTTCGAGAACAGTGATAGTGATGAACTTACCGACGAAGAACTGTACGATGAGAACAAATTGTTGGATTCTCCAGGGCTATCGAAGCCTCTTGTTGGGCCTTTGAAGAACTGTGGACGTactggaaagaaaagaagaagagcatGCAAGGATTGCACTTGTGGTCtgaaggaagaggaggaaaatgaagacAAGCAGCAAAGATCTGTGCAGGATGAACTTTTGGGCAAAATGTTGCAGAAGACTGTTAAGGAAGTGGGAAAAACTGAAAAGCAAGCCAAAAAGCAAGAGCAAAAGACAGGTAAGGTTGTGAAGTTTAAGCCTGAGGAGATGAACGAGATTGACTTCACAGTTGAAGGCAAGAAAGGTGGATGTGGATCTTGCTCGCTTGGTGATGCATTCAGATGTGATGGCTGTCCATATCTTGGTTTGCCTGCCTTTAAGCCGGGTCAGCCAATTAGTCTTGAAGGAATGGCTCAAGACATTTAA